In one Brevibacillus choshinensis genomic region, the following are encoded:
- a CDS encoding sensor histidine kinase, with the protein MNLALMMPLAERTAVLIVAALLFTRVRAFRSILNQQATWKEKAVMVLIFSAISILGTYNGIWYQDAIANSRVIGTVVAGLLAGPWVGLMTGLIAGIHRYSLGGFTDLACAISTISEGLIAGLIYQFRRNRQQEIGWTTALIVGFIAEWMQMGIILLVARPYADALALVQFISIPMSVVNSLGIAILVIIIDLVKKEEDRIGALQAQRTMQVADKTLSYLREGLTYTSARKVAEEILRTTRVAAVAITDKETVLAHVGAGSSHHVVGEGITTKATQAVLDTREVMIARNREEIGCKESNCPLRYAILVPLMRRREVAGVLKLYQDRSRKLSAVDLELVRGLGNLISTQLELAELEKQSRLLADAEIKALHAQINPHFLFNALNTIVSFIRFRPEQARELLIHLGEYFRRNLHDSGGYVSLAEELEHIEAYLAIERARFGEKLHVKYDIERDMESVIVPGLILQPLVENAVKHGLLPKREGGTVLIKAKRLDYKTLELTVADNGVGMATDPFAAPLNQKAGKRRLSGIGLSNVKNRLQSVYGLPYGITIESVVDEGTTCVITLPVGVNASAKSIHRG; encoded by the coding sequence GTGAATCTCGCTCTAATGATGCCATTGGCTGAGCGGACAGCTGTTCTGATCGTTGCGGCACTGCTGTTTACTCGCGTTCGCGCATTTCGCAGTATTTTGAATCAACAGGCTACGTGGAAGGAAAAAGCAGTTATGGTGCTCATTTTCTCCGCGATTTCCATTTTGGGAACGTACAACGGCATCTGGTATCAGGATGCGATAGCCAACTCCCGCGTGATCGGTACGGTGGTAGCGGGGCTTTTGGCAGGTCCCTGGGTGGGTCTGATGACTGGATTGATCGCCGGGATACACCGCTACTCTCTCGGTGGTTTTACTGATTTGGCGTGTGCCATATCCACGATTAGCGAAGGGTTGATTGCGGGCTTGATCTACCAGTTCCGCCGCAACCGTCAACAAGAAATCGGATGGACAACCGCCTTGATCGTCGGCTTTATCGCGGAATGGATGCAGATGGGGATCATCTTGCTGGTCGCACGTCCGTATGCTGATGCGCTGGCGCTCGTCCAGTTTATCAGTATCCCGATGTCCGTCGTCAATTCTCTCGGGATTGCCATTCTCGTCATCATTATTGACCTCGTTAAAAAAGAAGAAGACCGCATCGGGGCGCTGCAGGCCCAACGAACGATGCAAGTAGCAGACAAGACCCTGTCTTATTTGCGGGAAGGACTGACCTATACTTCGGCGAGAAAGGTAGCCGAAGAAATTTTGCGCACGACTCGCGTAGCGGCGGTAGCCATCACGGATAAAGAGACAGTGCTGGCCCATGTGGGAGCAGGTTCGTCCCATCACGTCGTGGGCGAAGGGATCACGACCAAAGCAACACAGGCCGTACTGGACACCAGAGAAGTGATGATTGCTCGCAATCGGGAGGAAATCGGTTGCAAGGAGTCAAATTGTCCGCTGCGCTATGCCATTCTCGTCCCGTTGATGCGCAGACGTGAGGTAGCCGGCGTATTGAAGCTGTACCAGGATCGTTCGCGCAAGCTGTCTGCTGTCGACCTGGAGCTCGTTCGTGGCTTGGGCAACCTGATTTCGACGCAGCTGGAGCTGGCCGAGTTGGAGAAGCAGTCACGACTGCTGGCTGATGCGGAGATCAAGGCCTTGCATGCCCAGATCAATCCGCACTTTTTGTTCAACGCTCTCAATACGATTGTTTCGTTCATTCGCTTCCGTCCAGAGCAGGCGCGGGAGCTGTTGATTCACTTGGGAGAGTATTTCCGCCGCAACCTGCATGATTCCGGGGGGTACGTCAGCCTGGCAGAGGAGCTCGAGCATATCGAGGCGTATCTGGCGATCGAGCGCGCACGCTTCGGGGAAAAGCTGCATGTCAAGTACGACATCGAGAGGGATATGGAAAGCGTGATCGTCCCTGGACTGATTTTACAGCCATTGGTGGAGAATGCGGTCAAGCATGGCCTTTTGCCAAAGCGTGAAGGGGGAACTGTCCTGATCAAGGCCAAGCGATTGGACTATAAGACACTGGAGCTGACGGTCGCGGATAACGGTGTGGGCATGGCGACGGATCCCTTTGCTGCGCCGCTGAACCAGAAAGCAGGCAAAAGGCGGTTATCTGGAATTGGTCTGTCTAACGTAAAAAACAGGCTCCAATCCGTATATGGACTGCCGTATGGGATCACCATCGAGAGTGTGGTTGACGAAGGCACGACTTGTGTCATTACTTTGCCAGTAGGAGTGAATGCCAGTGCTAAAAGTATTCATCGTGGATGA
- a CDS encoding amino acid ABC transporter ATP-binding protein, producing the protein MRIEQEMIRVQNLKKSFGSQEVLKDVNLTVKKGEVAVLIGASGSGKSTLIRCINFLEIKDGGEVFIEGKSIDPKKDDLTQVRQKVGMVFQHFNLFPHKTVLENIMEAPLVVRKPNKEELKREAIELLKKVGLEEKADVYPASLSGGQKQRVAIARSLAMKPEIMLFDEPTSALDPELVGEVLETMKQLAKEGMTMIIVTHEMGFAKDVADYVAFMNQGRIIELAPPHEIFNNPKEERTREFLNRVL; encoded by the coding sequence ATGAGGATCGAACAGGAAATGATTCGTGTACAAAATCTCAAGAAAAGCTTTGGGTCCCAAGAGGTATTAAAGGACGTGAATCTGACGGTGAAAAAAGGCGAAGTAGCCGTCCTGATTGGCGCCAGTGGATCAGGAAAAAGCACGCTCATCCGCTGCATCAACTTTTTGGAGATCAAGGACGGGGGAGAAGTCTTCATCGAAGGGAAGAGCATTGACCCTAAAAAGGATGACTTGACCCAGGTGCGGCAAAAGGTAGGCATGGTGTTTCAGCACTTCAATCTGTTTCCCCATAAGACCGTATTAGAGAACATCATGGAGGCGCCACTGGTCGTCCGAAAGCCGAATAAAGAGGAGCTAAAGCGAGAGGCCATCGAGCTTTTGAAAAAAGTCGGCTTGGAAGAAAAGGCGGATGTCTATCCTGCCAGTCTCTCAGGTGGTCAAAAGCAGCGTGTGGCGATTGCTCGGTCTCTGGCGATGAAACCGGAAATCATGCTGTTTGACGAGCCGACCTCTGCCCTCGATCCGGAGCTCGTCGGCGAGGTGCTGGAGACGATGAAGCAGCTTGCAAAGGAAGGAATGACGATGATCATCGTGACGCATGAGATGGGCTTTGCCAAAGATGTGGCCGATTATGTCGCCTTCATGAATCAGGGGAGAATTATTGAATTGGCACCACCCCATGAAATATTCAACAACCCGAAGGAAGAGCGTACACGCGAGTTTTTGAATCGAGTGTTGTAG
- a CDS encoding amino acid ABC transporter permease: MPSIAHLIEEFFRTLPLFMKPLLLTFELTFASVVVGTVIGLLVALLKVSKFPAGPFLANLYITVIRGTPLIVQIFVLYFGFYKVVDLGQFWSAALALAVHSGAYIAEIFRGAIQSIDRGQMEAGLSLGMSTRQTMRRIILPQALKRSIPPLGNQFILSLKESSLAAFIAMDELFSMARRLSAETFDEMTFFLIVALYYLVIVMVFTYFVNKMEQRLAKGD, from the coding sequence GTGCCCAGTATTGCCCATTTGATAGAAGAGTTTTTCCGTACGCTACCGTTGTTTATGAAGCCGTTGTTATTGACCTTTGAGCTGACCTTCGCATCCGTCGTCGTAGGAACGGTGATCGGACTGCTCGTTGCGCTGTTAAAGGTCTCCAAGTTCCCGGCAGGTCCATTTCTTGCCAATCTGTACATCACGGTGATTCGTGGTACACCTTTGATCGTACAAATCTTTGTCCTCTATTTCGGTTTTTACAAGGTAGTCGATCTGGGCCAATTTTGGTCAGCGGCACTCGCTCTTGCCGTCCACAGTGGTGCCTATATCGCAGAAATCTTCCGTGGTGCGATTCAATCCATTGACAGAGGGCAAATGGAAGCGGGCCTTTCTCTGGGGATGTCCACTAGGCAGACCATGCGGCGTATCATTCTACCCCAAGCGTTGAAACGTTCCATACCACCACTTGGCAACCAGTTCATACTGTCGTTGAAAGAATCGTCACTGGCGGCTTTCATCGCGATGGATGAGCTGTTCTCCATGGCGCGTCGCTTGTCTGCGGAGACGTTTGATGAGATGACGTTTTTCCTGATCGTGGCGCTTTACTATTTGGTGATCGTCATGGTCTTCACGTATTTTGTCAACAAAATGGAGCAGCGTTTGGCTAAAGGGGACTAG